Proteins from a single region of Dyadobacter fanqingshengii:
- the truA gene encoding tRNA pseudouridine(38-40) synthase TruA, with translation MRYFLEFSYKGTAYNGWQKQNNALGVQQVLEEALAKILRLPIEITGSSRTDTGVHAEQQFAHFDLENRIEDEELLIYKLNGLIPRDIAVRRVIEVPDDINSRFAATHRKYEYRITRQKNPFLTDLAYLLKADLDIERMNEAAALLLQYNDFESFSKIHTQVNNFRCTITEAIWVDSDDMLIFHIRANRFLRGMVRALVGTLLDVGKGKRTVAEFEQVILSKNRKVAGAQAPAEGLFLVEVGYDFI, from the coding sequence ATGCGCTATTTTCTCGAATTCAGCTATAAAGGAACTGCCTACAACGGCTGGCAAAAACAGAACAATGCATTGGGCGTCCAGCAAGTCCTGGAAGAAGCGCTGGCAAAAATCCTGCGCTTACCCATTGAAATCACAGGCAGCAGCAGGACCGACACCGGCGTACATGCAGAACAACAATTTGCACATTTTGATTTAGAAAATCGGATCGAAGATGAAGAGCTGCTAATTTATAAGCTCAACGGACTCATTCCCAGGGACATTGCCGTGCGGCGGGTTATTGAAGTTCCTGACGATATCAACTCGCGTTTTGCGGCAACGCATCGGAAATACGAATACCGCATTACCAGGCAAAAAAATCCTTTTTTGACAGATTTGGCGTACTTGTTAAAGGCTGATCTTGACATAGAGCGAATGAATGAAGCCGCGGCCTTACTGCTGCAATACAATGATTTCGAAAGTTTCAGCAAGATTCACACGCAGGTGAATAATTTCCGGTGCACCATTACGGAGGCTATTTGGGTTGATTCAGACGATATGCTCATCTTCCACATTCGTGCCAATCGTTTCCTGCGCGGAATGGTTCGTGCGCTTGTTGGCACTTTGCTGGATGTGGGAAAAGGTAAGCGGACCGTTGCTGAATTCGAACAGGTTATTTTGTCAAAAAACAGAAAAGTGGCTGGCGCTCAGGCTCCTGCGGAAGGGCTTTTTCTGGTGGAAGTGGGATATGACTTTATTTGA
- a CDS encoding glutamine--tRNA ligase/YqeY domain fusion protein: MITEEKKEEKSLNFIEEIVEADLQAGKYTQIITRFPPEPNGYLHIGHASSICLNFGLTKKFPGYTNLRFDDTNPVTEDTEYVESIKNDIRWMGFEWENELYASDYFDTLYQYAVELINKGLAYVDDSTSEEIALLKGTPTEPGKDNIYRSRSVEENLALFEQMKNGDFPDGNRTLRAKIDMAHINMLMRDPILYRIKHAHHHRTGNKWCIYPMYDFAHGQSDSIETVTHSICTLEFVPHRELYDWIIEKLGIYPSHQYEFARRNLNYTVTSKRKLLQLVQEKHVNGWDDPRMPTISGLRRRGYTPESIRDFCDRIGVARRENMIDVGLLEFCVREDLNKKALRRLVVLDPLKVIITNFPEGVTEMCHSENNPEDVSTGNREVPFSREIYIEKEDFMETPSKKYFRLAPGKMVRLKSAYIIQCDEFIKDENGEITEVRCSYIENSKSGHDTTGINVKGTLHWVSVPHAQEIEVRLYDRLFSVEDPSSEEGDFKEYINPNSLEIITGYAEPALNEAKEGESFQFLRKGYFAKDPDSAEKLVFNRTVTLRDNWAKAGN; encoded by the coding sequence ATGATTACGGAAGAGAAAAAAGAAGAGAAAAGCCTGAATTTTATTGAGGAAATTGTGGAGGCGGATTTGCAGGCAGGAAAATACACCCAGATCATAACAAGATTTCCACCCGAGCCAAACGGCTATTTACATATCGGCCATGCATCCAGCATTTGCCTCAACTTTGGATTGACCAAAAAATTTCCTGGCTATACAAACCTTCGTTTCGACGACACCAACCCGGTTACCGAGGATACGGAATATGTGGAAAGCATTAAAAACGATATCCGCTGGATGGGTTTTGAATGGGAAAACGAGCTTTACGCTTCCGATTACTTCGACACGTTATATCAATATGCCGTTGAGCTGATTAACAAGGGGTTGGCTTATGTGGATGACTCAACTTCCGAGGAAATTGCATTGTTGAAAGGCACACCGACCGAGCCTGGAAAAGACAACATTTACAGAAGCCGGTCGGTCGAAGAGAACCTGGCGCTTTTTGAACAAATGAAAAATGGCGATTTCCCGGACGGAAATCGCACGCTTCGCGCTAAAATCGATATGGCGCACATTAATATGCTCATGCGCGATCCGATTCTCTATCGTATCAAACATGCGCATCACCACCGCACGGGCAACAAATGGTGCATCTATCCGATGTACGACTTTGCGCACGGACAAAGTGATTCGATTGAGACAGTGACACATTCCATCTGTACATTGGAATTTGTGCCTCACCGCGAGTTATACGACTGGATCATTGAAAAGCTTGGCATTTATCCATCACATCAATACGAATTTGCCCGCCGTAACCTGAACTACACAGTTACGAGCAAGCGAAAATTGCTGCAACTGGTTCAGGAAAAGCATGTGAATGGCTGGGACGACCCAAGAATGCCGACGATCAGCGGCCTGCGCAGAAGAGGTTATACACCGGAAAGCATCCGCGACTTTTGCGATCGCATCGGCGTGGCACGTCGTGAAAACATGATCGACGTGGGATTGCTCGAATTCTGTGTTCGCGAGGATTTGAATAAAAAGGCGCTGCGCAGATTGGTGGTTTTAGATCCGTTGAAAGTGATCATTACCAACTTTCCAGAGGGCGTTACTGAAATGTGCCACAGCGAAAATAATCCGGAAGACGTCTCCACCGGAAATCGCGAAGTCCCTTTTTCAAGAGAAATTTATATTGAAAAAGAAGACTTTATGGAAACGCCGTCCAAGAAATATTTCCGCCTGGCGCCAGGTAAAATGGTTCGCCTAAAAAGCGCGTACATTATTCAGTGCGACGAATTTATCAAGGACGAAAATGGTGAAATAACAGAAGTGCGTTGCTCCTACATTGAAAACAGCAAAAGTGGTCACGATACGACCGGCATCAATGTAAAAGGAACATTGCACTGGGTTTCCGTTCCGCATGCGCAGGAGATCGAAGTGCGGCTTTACGACCGTCTTTTTTCCGTGGAGGACCCATCGTCGGAAGAAGGTGATTTCAAAGAATACATCAATCCAAACTCATTGGAAATCATAACCGGCTACGCCGAGCCAGCACTCAACGAAGCCAAAGAAGGAGAATCATTCCAATTCCTCCGCAAAGGCTACTTCGCCAAAGACCCCGACAGCGCAGAAAAGCTTGTATTTAACAGGACAGTGACATTAAGGGATAACTGGGCGAAGGCTGGGAACTAG
- a CDS encoding AAA family ATPase, whose protein sequence is MRYSSDVEAAEAMKIAYDKIRSEIGNVIIGQDEVVKGLLTAIFCQGHCLLVGVPGLAKTLLIQTIASSLDLNFNRIQFTPDLMPSDILGSETLDQNRNFKFIKGPVFANIILADEINRTPPKTQSALLEAMQEYSVTIAGAKHTLERPFFVLATQNPIEQEGTYPLPEAQLDRFMFMIQLDYPSYAEEVNIVKNTTNDVRYQVKKVVSAEEIMDFQHLVRRVPVTDHVIEYAVKLVHKTRPAAGLAVKDTNDYLDWGAGPRASQALILAAKCNALLSGKYSPDIEDVKAVALPVLRHRIIRNFKAEAEGISVDDLIARLV, encoded by the coding sequence GTGAGGTATTCATCGGACGTTGAAGCTGCCGAAGCTATGAAAATAGCTTATGATAAAATCCGGAGTGAGATTGGAAACGTAATAATCGGACAGGATGAGGTTGTTAAAGGATTGCTTACCGCTATTTTCTGCCAGGGCCACTGCCTGTTGGTAGGCGTTCCCGGGCTGGCTAAAACGCTTCTCATTCAGACGATTGCCTCTTCGCTTGATCTCAATTTCAACCGGATCCAGTTCACACCCGACTTAATGCCGTCAGACATTCTTGGTTCGGAAACTTTGGACCAGAACCGTAATTTTAAATTCATCAAAGGTCCTGTTTTCGCAAACATTATCCTTGCCGATGAGATCAACCGTACGCCTCCTAAAACGCAATCCGCCCTTTTGGAAGCGATGCAGGAATATTCGGTGACCATTGCAGGCGCAAAACATACATTGGAGCGTCCCTTCTTCGTGTTGGCCACACAAAATCCGATTGAACAGGAAGGAACTTATCCCTTACCGGAAGCCCAGCTTGACCGTTTCATGTTCATGATCCAGCTGGATTATCCTTCGTATGCAGAGGAAGTGAATATTGTGAAAAACACAACCAACGACGTTCGGTATCAGGTAAAAAAAGTCGTTTCTGCCGAGGAGATCATGGATTTCCAGCATTTGGTAAGGCGTGTTCCGGTAACCGATCACGTCATCGAATACGCGGTAAAACTAGTCCACAAAACCAGGCCAGCCGCCGGACTCGCCGTAAAAGACACCAACGACTATCTCGACTGGGGCGCAGGCCCTCGTGCTTCACAGGCGCTGATCCTGGCTGCGAAATGTAATGCATTGCTTTCCGGAAAATATTCGCCGGATATTGAGGATGTGAAAGCAGTTGCATTGCCTGTGTTACGCCACAGAATAATCCGGAATTTCAAGGCTGAGGCCGAAGGAATTTCAGTGGATGATCTTATTGCACGTCTCGTCTGA
- a CDS encoding aldehyde dehydrogenase (NADP(+)) gives MEIKGKNYIGYSLSSQGDRTFQSYVPAKDSFLPEHFHTATIDEVEQTMLLAKQAFGKYAQVSAAKRADFLIAISEEIMAIGDVLLERANLETGLPIARLQGERARTINQLTQFAELLREGSWMDASIDTALPDRTPVPKPDIRKMLVPIGPVIVFGSSNFPFAYSVAGVDTGPALAAGNPVIVKAHAAHPGVSDLTAQAIVKAAQRTGMPDGVFSMLYDDGFEVGTALVKHPASKAVGFTGSMKGGMALFKMAQEREEPIAVFAEMGSVNPIVVLPEYLEHNALELGKTLAGSVSLGAGQFCTNPGLVFVTKTQGLIAFTDSYKNEILKTTSATMLTAGICKNYYKLCDHAFEQEDVNKLAVSEQMSEGQNQAQASIATVSGESFIANPKLHEEVFGPFSLLVICEDTNEMLEAISHLKGQLTCSLMAEESEVNAHAEIVNQLAQISGRFILNGVPTGVEVCPSMHHGGPFPATADAKFTSVGRHSILRFVRPQSFQGWPDELLPDELKNSNPLGIFRLVNNQFSKDAIK, from the coding sequence ATGGAAATTAAAGGTAAAAACTACATTGGCTATTCACTTTCTAGCCAGGGCGATCGCACATTCCAATCTTACGTGCCCGCGAAAGATTCATTTCTTCCTGAACATTTTCATACAGCAACGATTGATGAAGTCGAGCAGACTATGCTGCTTGCAAAACAGGCTTTTGGCAAATACGCGCAAGTTTCCGCTGCAAAACGGGCTGATTTCCTGATTGCGATATCCGAAGAAATAATGGCAATTGGCGATGTTTTGCTCGAAAGGGCAAATCTGGAAACCGGTTTGCCTATCGCACGCCTGCAAGGTGAACGTGCACGAACGATCAACCAGCTTACCCAATTCGCCGAACTGCTCCGGGAAGGCTCATGGATGGATGCATCCATCGACACCGCCCTACCCGACCGCACACCCGTTCCCAAGCCTGACATTCGCAAAATGTTGGTTCCTATTGGCCCGGTGATTGTTTTTGGTTCCAGTAATTTCCCCTTTGCCTATTCCGTAGCCGGCGTGGACACCGGCCCGGCTTTGGCGGCAGGAAACCCCGTTATCGTCAAAGCGCACGCCGCACATCCAGGCGTAAGCGATCTCACGGCGCAAGCGATTGTAAAGGCAGCGCAGAGGACAGGAATGCCGGATGGCGTTTTTTCTATGCTATATGATGACGGTTTCGAAGTGGGCACTGCGTTGGTAAAACATCCTGCCAGTAAGGCCGTTGGATTTACGGGTTCAATGAAAGGCGGAATGGCGCTGTTCAAAATGGCGCAGGAACGTGAAGAGCCGATTGCCGTTTTTGCAGAAATGGGCAGTGTAAATCCAATTGTTGTATTGCCCGAATATCTGGAACACAATGCATTGGAGCTTGGAAAGACGCTGGCTGGTTCGGTTAGTTTAGGCGCAGGTCAGTTTTGCACCAATCCCGGACTTGTGTTTGTAACCAAAACGCAGGGTTTGATCGCATTTACAGATTCATATAAAAATGAAATCCTGAAAACCACATCTGCTACAATGCTTACGGCCGGCATTTGCAAAAATTATTACAAACTTTGCGACCATGCTTTTGAGCAGGAAGATGTAAATAAGCTGGCCGTTTCTGAGCAAATGTCTGAGGGGCAAAATCAGGCGCAGGCTTCCATAGCAACCGTTTCAGGCGAGAGTTTTATTGCAAATCCAAAACTGCATGAGGAGGTTTTCGGACCATTTTCTCTGCTTGTGATCTGTGAGGACACGAATGAAATGCTCGAAGCAATCTCACATTTGAAAGGTCAGCTGACTTGCTCTTTAATGGCGGAGGAAAGCGAGGTTAATGCACATGCAGAGATCGTTAACCAACTTGCCCAAATTTCGGGTCGGTTTATACTGAATGGCGTTCCTACCGGCGTCGAGGTTTGCCCTTCCATGCATCACGGCGGCCCGTTTCCCGCGACCGCGGATGCAAAATTCACCTCTGTTGGCCGACATTCTATTCTGCGTTTTGTTCGTCCGCAGTCATTTCAAGGCTGGCCTGATGAACTTTTACCAGATGAATTGAAGAATTCTAATCCGCTCGGCATTTTCCGTTTGGTTAATAACCAATTCAGCAAGGACGCGATCAAATAA
- a CDS encoding peptidylprolyl isomerase produces the protein MLKIQYNIALLALLAVSSCKTTAPPQQIVVTETPALLEIGNEKFSVEDYQDSYNKNKNASDSTRELTPEEYFNLYKDLKIKILHAKDEGKDTTQDYKEEITSYREQLAKNHLVDKSLVEKLSNEAYNRLKQEVRASHILIGVSEDASPADTLEAYRAAIALRGRLEEGSDFGDLAAKFSKDPVAARTRGDLGYFTAFQTLYPIETVAYTLPVGKVSQPVRTKAGYHLVKVMDRRSNRGMVRIAHIMVQQDTAGTAAQKESAKARIDEAYALLESGEDWDAVVESFSDDRQSRKNRGLLPMFGIGQMVPEIEEAAFALTKVNGYSKPVLTMYGWHIVRLAEKRSLEPYSVMAPSLRKKVVTDSRGKVLELANAKRLREKYKVQENADQWNAVAALADSTIKAGNWDYMRAVSTDWASVALFKIEEQSYDALGFLNYVKRKQQARTKDASPAIVFRKYYQDYLTESLADYEKEHLEETNAEFRSIMSEIKEGVLLSQVMEENVWGRSLTDSTGQKAFYDRNKERYNFPERALATVVSAKDTQTVNAIKRTLAQSPYKLERRLKEILFGANATEVENEQLDALTDVYIVMEKNPDYIVEIAGYRSADESEITSANRIRNVVKYLNGRNIPILRIIEKDYGSFRQAAEADRNRRVSFQFYSQARSDVEKVYNADKPDAVMIRDGYFTKENPLFTKFKWQTGEQTVTDNNMVFWTSVQKIEPSRAKTFAEARGSVINDYQKELEKQLINRLQEKFPVKVNAQELEKIKR, from the coding sequence ATGCTTAAAATACAATACAACATTGCCCTGCTTGCGCTTCTGGCTGTAAGCTCCTGTAAAACAACTGCACCCCCTCAACAAATAGTAGTAACTGAAACGCCTGCATTACTGGAAATAGGAAATGAAAAATTTTCGGTAGAGGACTACCAGGATTCATATAATAAAAACAAAAACGCATCTGATTCAACGCGTGAGTTAACCCCTGAGGAATATTTTAATTTATACAAAGACCTGAAAATTAAGATTTTACACGCAAAAGACGAAGGAAAAGACACCACGCAAGACTATAAGGAAGAAATCACATCCTATCGCGAGCAACTCGCCAAAAATCACCTGGTTGATAAATCGCTCGTTGAAAAGCTATCCAATGAGGCTTATAACAGGCTGAAACAGGAAGTGCGGGCTTCGCATATTTTGATCGGCGTTTCGGAAGACGCTTCACCGGCGGACACGCTGGAAGCTTACCGTGCCGCCATTGCGCTACGCGGCAGATTGGAGGAAGGCAGCGATTTCGGTGACCTTGCCGCCAAGTTTTCAAAGGACCCGGTTGCTGCAAGAACAAGGGGCGATCTGGGTTATTTTACCGCTTTTCAAACCCTTTATCCGATTGAAACCGTTGCTTACACATTGCCGGTTGGAAAGGTTTCTCAGCCTGTGCGTACGAAAGCAGGTTATCATTTAGTGAAGGTGATGGACCGACGTTCAAACCGGGGAATGGTGCGGATTGCGCACATTATGGTGCAGCAGGATACTGCCGGAACTGCCGCACAGAAAGAGTCCGCGAAAGCACGGATTGATGAAGCCTATGCTTTGCTGGAAAGCGGCGAAGATTGGGATGCAGTAGTGGAAAGTTTTTCGGATGACAGACAATCCAGAAAAAACAGAGGATTACTACCCATGTTCGGCATTGGGCAGATGGTGCCGGAAATTGAAGAGGCGGCTTTTGCTTTGACAAAAGTGAACGGATATTCCAAACCCGTGCTGACCATGTACGGCTGGCACATTGTAAGGCTGGCTGAAAAACGCTCGTTAGAGCCTTATAGCGTAATGGCGCCGTCGCTGCGCAAAAAGGTTGTGACGGATTCGAGAGGAAAGGTTTTGGAACTGGCCAATGCAAAAAGGCTTCGGGAAAAATATAAAGTCCAGGAAAATGCAGATCAGTGGAACGCGGTTGCAGCGCTGGCCGACAGCACCATTAAGGCCGGAAATTGGGATTATATGAGAGCCGTTTCAACAGATTGGGCTTCTGTTGCGTTATTTAAGATTGAGGAGCAGTCGTATGACGCTTTGGGCTTTTTGAATTATGTAAAAAGAAAACAACAGGCCAGGACAAAGGACGCGTCGCCTGCGATTGTTTTCCGCAAATACTATCAGGATTATCTGACCGAAAGTCTGGCTGATTATGAGAAAGAGCATTTGGAAGAAACCAATGCTGAATTCCGCAGCATAATGAGCGAGATCAAAGAAGGCGTGTTGCTTTCGCAGGTGATGGAGGAAAATGTCTGGGGACGGTCGCTGACTGATTCAACGGGCCAGAAAGCATTTTATGATCGGAATAAAGAGCGCTATAACTTCCCGGAACGCGCACTCGCTACGGTTGTTTCGGCAAAAGACACGCAGACTGTTAATGCGATTAAAAGGACATTGGCACAAAGCCCCTATAAGCTCGAAAGGAGATTGAAGGAAATTTTGTTTGGGGCCAATGCAACCGAAGTTGAGAATGAGCAACTTGACGCACTTACGGACGTTTATATTGTAATGGAAAAGAATCCTGATTACATTGTGGAAATTGCAGGTTACAGGTCAGCCGATGAAAGCGAGATCACGTCTGCGAACCGGATCAGGAATGTAGTGAAATATTTAAATGGAAGGAACATTCCCATTTTGAGGATCATTGAAAAGGATTACGGCTCATTCAGGCAAGCGGCCGAAGCGGACCGCAACAGGCGGGTAAGCTTTCAGTTTTACAGTCAGGCCAGAAGCGACGTTGAAAAAGTTTACAATGCCGATAAGCCCGATGCCGTTATGATCCGGGATGGTTATTTCACGAAGGAAAATCCTTTGTTTACCAAATTCAAATGGCAAACAGGCGAACAAACGGTAACCGATAACAACATGGTTTTCTGGACTTCCGTACAAAAAATAGAGCCTTCACGCGCAAAGACATTTGCCGAAGCGCGGGGCAGTGTGATCAATGATTACCAAAAAGAACTGGAAAAACAATTGATAAACCGGTTGCAGGAGAAATTCCCCGTAAAAGTGAATGCACAAGAATTAGAAAAAATTAAGCGTTAG
- a CDS encoding peptidylprolyl isomerase, translating to MKINKVLAPGLIAVFTLLLSIISFGQGQQGVSIDKIIARVDNHYILNSELEEMYTQYKAEGRAAPEKCQLLESLIINKMLLAKAEIDSVVVEDKEVDGELDAKMGYMVQRFGSEKNIVEAYGKSIENLKSELRTQVKEQKIVEKMQRTISGNVKITPSEVRKFFNSIPKDSLPYIPSEVEIGHIVKLGTVTREQKDKLRQQLLELKQRAEKGEDFATLAQIYSEDLGSAKNGGDLNFAKRGAMVPEFEGAALSLKPGEMSNIVESQFGFHLIKLIETRGAEYHARHILLRPDYNKGTDMTSAIRALDSLRNLIEIDTLKFAKAALDNSEDKETAESGGLIMDRNTGLARLTLDASMDPALYFAIDTMKVGDLSKPVAYRTEDGRSAMRIIWYKSKSEPHTANLRDDYEKLAQIVLSNKRNNALEEWFKKAQGDVFISIEPEYKDCKVLGLEALANDI from the coding sequence ATGAAAATTAATAAAGTATTGGCGCCCGGTCTGATTGCCGTTTTTACACTGCTTCTCAGCATCATCAGTTTCGGACAGGGCCAGCAGGGTGTGAGCATTGATAAAATCATTGCCAGGGTTGATAATCATTACATTTTGAACTCCGAATTGGAGGAAATGTATACGCAGTACAAAGCCGAAGGACGCGCCGCTCCCGAGAAATGCCAGCTTCTGGAATCGCTTATCATTAACAAAATGCTTCTTGCCAAAGCCGAAATCGATTCCGTGGTTGTGGAAGATAAAGAAGTGGATGGCGAGCTGGACGCAAAAATGGGTTACATGGTGCAGCGTTTCGGTTCCGAAAAGAACATTGTGGAAGCATACGGTAAAAGCATTGAAAACCTGAAAAGTGAGTTGCGCACGCAGGTGAAGGAGCAAAAGATCGTTGAGAAAATGCAGCGGACCATTTCCGGTAATGTGAAGATTACGCCAAGTGAAGTGCGCAAGTTTTTTAATTCCATTCCAAAAGACAGTCTTCCTTACATTCCTTCCGAAGTGGAAATTGGCCACATTGTAAAATTGGGAACAGTTACCCGCGAGCAAAAGGATAAATTAAGACAACAATTGCTCGAACTGAAGCAACGCGCTGAAAAAGGCGAAGACTTTGCCACATTAGCCCAGATTTATTCAGAAGACCTTGGTTCGGCGAAAAATGGTGGTGACCTGAATTTCGCAAAACGCGGTGCAATGGTTCCTGAGTTTGAAGGAGCGGCATTATCGCTGAAACCGGGCGAAATGTCCAATATCGTTGAATCGCAATTTGGTTTTCACTTAATTAAATTGATTGAAACACGCGGTGCGGAATATCACGCAAGACACATTCTTTTACGCCCTGATTATAACAAAGGAACGGATATGACCTCGGCGATCCGTGCATTGGACAGCCTGAGAAACCTGATTGAGATTGACACATTGAAATTTGCCAAAGCCGCGCTGGACAACTCCGAAGATAAAGAAACAGCCGAATCGGGAGGTTTGATCATGGACAGAAACACGGGCCTGGCTCGTCTGACCTTGGATGCATCTATGGATCCGGCATTATATTTTGCGATTGACACCATGAAAGTGGGCGACCTGAGCAAACCGGTTGCATATCGTACGGAAGACGGAAGAAGCGCAATGCGTATCATTTGGTACAAAAGCAAATCCGAACCGCACACGGCCAACCTGCGCGATGACTATGAAAAACTAGCCCAGATCGTGCTTAGTAACAAACGGAATAATGCATTGGAAGAATGGTTTAAAAAAGCGCAAGGAGACGTTTTCATTAGCATTGAACCCGAATACAAGGATTGCAAAGTCCTTGGCTTAGAGGCCTTAGCAAACGATATTTAG